One window of the Lacerta agilis isolate rLacAgi1 chromosome 17, rLacAgi1.pri, whole genome shotgun sequence genome contains the following:
- the LOC117038995 gene encoding serine dehydratase-like, which produces MTATGDHFGGRDGRPFHIVTPVLESIALSEAAGTKVYMKMENVQPAGSFKIRGIGYFCQQVAKKGCQHLVCSSGGNAGLAAAYAAQKLGIPATIIVHGSTPLSTVNKLKKFGAEVEIFGKVWDDAEERAKKLAEADGWVKVHPFDHPLVWKGHSTMIKELRDSLDSKPGAIVLAVGGGGLLCGVVSGLQEVGWQDVPIIAVETKGADSFNAALKAGRLVTLPDITSVAMCLGAKTVAQRALDCARECCIISHVLDDVEAVKAIEQFLDDERMLVEPSCAATLAFLYSGYLQQLQEEGRLSRQLDSIVVIVCGGSAIHAEELRALKNQLGMK; this is translated from the exons ATGACAGCAACGGGGGACCATTTTGGTGGCAGGGATGGAAGACCATTCCACATTGTGACACCTGTCCTGGAGAGCATCGCCCTTTCCGAAGCTGCGGGCACCAAAGTCTATATGAAGATGGAGAATGTCCAACCTGCGGGTTCCTTCAAAATCCGGGGCATTGGCTACTTTTGCCAACAG GTTGCCAAAAAGGGTTGCCAACACCTGGTTTGTTCATCAG GTGGCAACGCTGGACTTGCTGCAGCATATGCTGCCCAAAAACTTGGCATACCTGCCACCATCATCGTCCATGGAAGTACTCCACTGTCGACGGTGAATAAACTAAAGAAGTTTGGTGCAGAGGTGGAGATCTTTGGGAAG GTGTGGGACGATGCTGAAGAAAGAGCCAAGAAACTTGCTGAAGCTGATGGCTGGGTCAAGGTCCACCCTTTTGACCACCCATTGGTGTG GAAGGGCCACAGCACTATGATCAAGGAGCTGAGGGACTCCCTGGATTCCAAGCCAGGAGCTATTGTGCTCGCTGTGGGCGGAGGTGGGCTGCTCTGTGGGGTGGTGTCTGGTCTGCAGGAGGTGGGCTGGCAGGATGTGCCCATCATTGCTGTGGAGACAAAAGGTGCTGACAGCTTCAACGCAGCCCTCAAAGCAGGACGGCTCGTCACTCTGCCTGACATAACCAG TGTGGCCATGTGCCTGGGAGCCAAGACAGTGGCACAGAGGGCTCTGGATTGTGCCCGTGAGTGTTGCATCATCTCTCATGTGCTAGATGATGTAGAAGCGGTGAAAGCCATCGAGCAGTTCCTGG ATGACGAGCGCATGTTGGTGGAGCCTTCCTGTGCTGCCACCCTGGCTTTTCTCTACTCAGGCTACCTCCAGCAGCTGCAGGAAGAGGGGAGGCTGAGCCGGCAACTGGACTCCATTGTCGTTATTGTCTGCGGTGGGAGTGCCATCCATGCGGAGGAGCTCCGGGCCTTGAAGAATCAGCTGGGGATGAAGTGA